The segment GCGGGACGAGCCGCACGCCGACGCCGAGCGGTTCCGCCGCCTGCACGTCATCGTGGGCGACTCCAACATGAGCGAGACCACCATGCTGCTCAAGGTCGGCGCCACCGACCTGGTGCTACGCATGATCGAGTCGGGCACCGTGATGCGCGACCTGTCGCTGGAGAACCCGATCAGGGCCATCCGCGAGGTCTCCCACGACATGACGGGCCGGCGCAGGGTGCGCCTGGCCAACGGGCGAGAGGCCTCGAGCCTGGAGATCCAGCAGGAATACCTGTCCAAGGCGAAGGACTTCGTCGACCGCCGCGGCGGCGACGCCATCGCCCACCGGGTGCTGGAGCTGTGGGAGCGGACGCTGAACGCGGTCGACACCGGCAACCTCGACCTGGTCTCGCGGGAGATCGACTGGGTGACGAAATACCAGCTCATCGAGCGTTACCGGAAGAAGTACGACCTGCCGCTGTCCTCGCCGCGGGTGGCCCAGCTCGACCTGGCCTACCACGACGTGCACCGCAAGCGCGGCCTGTACTACCTGCTGCAGAAGCGCGGCTCGGTGGAGCGGGTGGCGTCCGACCTGAAGATCTTCGAGGCCAAGTCGGTGCCGCCGCAGACCACGAGGGCGCGGCTGCGCGGCGAGTTCATCCGCAAGGCGCAGGAGAAGCGGCGCGACTTCACCGTCGACTGGGTGCATCTCAAGCTGAACGACCAGGCGCAGCGCACGGTCCTGTGCAAGGACCCGTTCCGCAGCGTGGACGAGAGGGTGGACAAGCTCATAGCAGGGATGTAGCTCGGCGTTTACCTCGGGCCTACCCGGAAGTCGGATAGGGTGACGCGAATCTGCCGTCTTTCCGAGGGAAACCCATGCGCCGCGCTCTGGCCGTACTGGCTGCCGTGCCTTTGATCTTGTTCGCCGCCGCGTGCGGATCCGACGACAGCGCGAGCACCGGCGCGTCCGGCGGGCCGGGTGCGTCGGGGTCGGGGGTCAAGGTCACCGGGAACGTGGGGGGCAAGCCCACGGTGACCTTCCCCTCCGGCACGCCCGCCACGAAGTCCTCGTACGAGGTCATCCAGCCGGGCGCCGGCAACGGGATCAAGTCGGGCGACCGCGTGATCGTCAACCTGACCGTCTACAACTGGGACGGCAAGGGCAACGCCGTCCAGGGCTCCTCCTACGACACCAAGCG is part of the Nonomuraea helvata genome and harbors:
- the pafA gene encoding Pup--protein ligase codes for the protein MDRRIFGLENEYGVTCTFRGQRRLSPDEVARYLFRRVVSWGRSSNVFLRNGARLYLDVGSHPEYATPECDNVIELVTHDKAGERILEGLLVDAEKRLREEGIAGDIYLFKNNTDSAGNSYGCHENYLVGRHGEFGRLADVLIPFLVTRQIVCGAGKVLQTPRGAVYCVSQRAEHIWEGVSSATTRSRPIINTRDEPHADAERFRRLHVIVGDSNMSETTMLLKVGATDLVLRMIESGTVMRDLSLENPIRAIREVSHDMTGRRRVRLANGREASSLEIQQEYLSKAKDFVDRRGGDAIAHRVLELWERTLNAVDTGNLDLVSREIDWVTKYQLIERYRKKYDLPLSSPRVAQLDLAYHDVHRKRGLYYLLQKRGSVERVASDLKIFEAKSVPPQTTRARLRGEFIRKAQEKRRDFTVDWVHLKLNDQAQRTVLCKDPFRSVDERVDKLIAGM